A single Bifidobacterium scardovii JCM 12489 = DSM 13734 DNA region contains:
- the rpsI gene encoding 30S ribosomal protein S9, whose product MAENTNDSAVQATEEELTSYTSETNAGAGTGTSAIVPGYGTGRRKEAVARVRLVPGTGKWTINGRTLEEYFPAKLLQREVNSPIVLLKLEGKFDVIVLVDGGGTTGQAGAIRLGVARALNAIDRDANRATLKKAGFLTRDARVVERKKAGLHKARRAPQFSKR is encoded by the coding sequence ACCGAAGAGGAGCTCACCTCGTACACCTCCGAAACCAACGCTGGCGCTGGCACCGGCACCTCCGCGATCGTCCCGGGCTACGGCACCGGCCGTCGCAAGGAAGCCGTCGCCCGCGTGCGTCTGGTTCCGGGCACCGGCAAGTGGACCATCAACGGCCGCACCTTGGAGGAGTACTTCCCCGCCAAGCTGCTGCAGCGTGAGGTCAACTCCCCGATCGTGCTGCTCAAGCTCGAAGGCAAGTTCGACGTCATCGTCCTCGTTGACGGCGGCGGCACCACCGGCCAGGCCGGCGCCATCCGCCTCGGCGTGGCCCGTGCGCTGAACGCCATCGATCGCGATGCGAACCGCGCCACCCTGAAGAAGGCTGGCTTCCTGACCCGCGACGCCCGCGTCGTGGAGCGCAAGAAGGCCGGTCTGCACAAGGCTCGTCGCGCTCCGCAGTTCTCGAAGCGC